In one window of Cellulophaga sp. HaHa_2_95 DNA:
- the rplI gene encoding 50S ribosomal protein L9 — protein sequence MELILKEDVQNLGFKDDLVTVKNGYGRNFLIPNGLATMATVSAKKVLAENLKQRAHKEKKIVDAATKIAESLKQLEIKIAAKSGAGDKLFGSVTNIDLAEALAKEGQEIEKKFISIAGGAIKRTGPYNAQIRLHREVVVDFVFEVVGTK from the coding sequence ATGGAACTTATATTAAAAGAAGACGTTCAGAATTTAGGATTTAAGGATGATTTAGTTACTGTGAAAAACGGTTACGGTAGAAACTTTCTTATTCCTAATGGTTTAGCTACAATGGCTACTGTTTCTGCCAAAAAAGTGTTAGCAGAAAACTTAAAGCAAAGAGCTCATAAAGAAAAGAAAATTGTTGATGCAGCTACTAAAATAGCAGAATCATTAAAACAATTAGAAATTAAAATTGCTGCTAAATCTGGTGCAGGAGACAAGTTATTTGGATCTGTAACTAACATTGATTTAGCGGAAGCTTTAGCAAAAGAAGGTCAAGAAATCGAGAAAAAATTCATCTCAATTGCAGGTGGAGCTATCAAGAGAACAGGTCCTTACAATGCGCAAATCAGATTACATAGAGAGGTAGTTGTAGATTTTGTTTTTGAAGTAGTTGGTACTAAGTAA
- the rpsR gene encoding 30S ribosomal protein S18 translates to MSSIEQQAKGKKDGEIRYLTPLNIDTNSQKKYCRFKKSGIKYVDYKDPDFLIKLVNEQGKLLPRRLTGTSLKYQRKVAVAVKRARHLALMPYVGDLLK, encoded by the coding sequence ATGTCATCAATAGAACAACAAGCAAAAGGTAAAAAAGACGGAGAAATTAGATATTTAACTCCTTTAAATATTGATACTAATTCTCAGAAGAAGTATTGTCGTTTTAAGAAATCTGGTATTAAGTATGTAGATTACAAAGATCCAGACTTTTTAATTAAATTAGTTAATGAGCAAGGTAAATTACTTCCAAGAAGACTTACTGGAACTTCATTAAAGTACCAAAGAAAAGTGGCTGTAGCTGTGAAAAGAGCACGTCATTTAGCATTAATGCCATATGTTGGTGATTTATTAAAATAA
- the rpsF gene encoding 30S ribosomal protein S6 yields MNHYETVFILNPVLSDTQIEETVKKFEDFLITKGAKMVSKENWGLKKLAYPIQHKKSGFYHLFEFSSPGEVVSPFELEFRRDERIMRFLTVKLDKHAISWAERRRTKLKTKA; encoded by the coding sequence ATGAATCATTACGAAACTGTTTTCATTTTGAATCCCGTTCTATCTGATACTCAGATAGAGGAAACAGTTAAGAAATTTGAAGATTTCTTAATTACTAAAGGTGCCAAAATGGTATCTAAAGAAAATTGGGGCCTAAAAAAATTGGCTTACCCAATACAACACAAAAAAAGTGGTTTTTACCATTTGTTTGAATTCAGTTCTCCAGGAGAGGTAGTTTCCCCTTTTGAGTTAGAATTCAGAAGAGATGAGCGTATCATGCGTTTTTTAACAGTAAAGTTAGACAAGCATGCTATTTCATGGGCAGAAAGAAGAAGAACAAAGTTAAAAACTAAAGCTTAA